The Cryptococcus gattii WM276 chromosome B, complete sequence genome has a segment encoding these proteins:
- a CDS encoding Oxoglutarate dehydrogenase (succinyl-transferring), putative (Similar to TIGR gene model, INSD accession AAW41534.1), which yields MYRLWKQDPKSVHVSWQTYFSGLDKGLPSSEAFNPAPGFVSGVVPTPAGGSPKLSVKGSGDVTDYLKVQLLIRAYQVRGHHIANLDPLHISGADLDGRVPPELTLDYYGWTEADLKKEFSLGDGILPRFKGQVKDDTMTLGQIIDELKQMYCTHIGCQYVHIPDRGQCDWIRERVEIPTQWNYSVEEKRMILDRLMWSELFEKFIASKYPNEKRFGLEGCESLIPGMKALIDRSVDAGVKSIVLGMPHRGRLNVLGNVIRKPIEAILNEFKGNEDAGDTGGGDVKYHLGANYIRPTPSGKKVSLSLVANPSHLEAEDPVVLGKTRAIQHFEGDEGDGSSAMGVLLHGDAAFAGQGVVYETMGMQNLPNYGTGGTIHLIVNNQIGFTTDPRFARSTPYPSDIAKSIDAPIFHVNSDDVEAVNYVCTLAADWRATFKKDVVIDIVCYRRYGHNETDQPSFTQPKMYKAIQKQPTVLSIYTDKLIKEGTFSEKEIDEHRQWVWGMLEKAYDGSKDYKPSPREWLSSSWEGFPSPKELAEEVLPQLHTGASEDTLKQVGQVISSFPDGFHPHKNLARIIGNRGKTVSEGKNIDWSTAEALAFGTLCLEGTHVRISGQDVERGTFSQRHAVVHDQETEQTHVALKHLSADQGSFTVTNSHLSEFGTLGFELGYSLVSPNSLTIWEAQFGDFANNAQCIIDQFIAAGERKWLQRTGLVLSLPHGYDGQGPEHSSGRIERFLQLCDDEPRVYPSPEKLERQHQDCNMQIVYPTTPANYFHVLRRQNKRDFRKPLIVFFSKSLLRHPLARSTLEEMSGDSKFQRYLPEPHPESLIEPEKIRRHILCTGQVYFQLLKEREERGINDVAISRIEQLSPLPYDLLTPHLDKYPNADVVWAQEEPLNNGGWTYVQPRLITALKETEHHKSKVPIYAGRKPSSSVATGFKYAHKKEIEMINDMAFGPAEGQ from the exons ATGTACCGCCTCTGGAAACAAGATCCCAAGTCTGTCCACGTATCCTGGCAAACTTACTTCTCTGGTCTCGACAAGGGTCTTCCCTCTTCTGAGGCCTTCAACCCCGCCCCCGGGTTTGTCTCTGGTGTCGTTCCCACCCCCGCAGGTGGAAGTCCCAAACTTTCTGTTAAGGGCAGTGGTGATGTCACCGATTACCTTAAA GTTCAACTTTTGATCCGTGCCTACCAAGTTCGAGGTCATCACATTGCCAACCTCGATCCTCTCCACATCTCTGGTGCCGATCTCGACGGTCGTGTCCCTCCCGAGCTTACACTCGACTACTACGGTTGGACTGAAGCCGACCTGAAGAAGGAATTCAGTCTTGGCGACGGTATTCTCCCCCGATTCAAGGGTCAGGTCAAGGACGACACTATGACTTTGGGCCAGATCATTGATGAGCTCAAGCAGATGTACT GTACCCACATTGGTTGCCAGTACGTTCACATCCCCGACCGGGGACAATGCGACTGGATCCGGGAGCGCGTCGAAATTCCTACCCAGTGGAACTATTCCGttgaggaaaagaggatGATCCTTGATCGACTGATGTGGTCTGAGCTTTTTGAGAAGTTCATTGCCTCCAAATACCCCAACGAGAAGCGTTTCGGTCTTGAGGGTTGCGAGTCTTTGATCCCTGGTATGAAGGCGCTCATTGATCGTTCCGTCGATGCTGGCGTCAAATCTATAGTTCTTGGTATGCCCCACCGTGGTCGTCTTAACGTTCTTGGTAATGTCATCCGAAAGCCTATTGAGGCCATTTTAAACGAGTTCAAGGGTAACGAGGATGCCGGCGATActggtggtggtgatgTCAAGTACCACCTTGGTGCCAACTACATCCGTCCTACTCCTAGCGGCAAGAAGGTTTCCTTGTCTCTTGTTGCCAACCCTTCGCATTTGGAGGCCGAAGACCCCGTCGTCCTCGGTAAGACCAGGGCTATTCAGCACTTTGAAGGTGACGAGGGAGACGGATCCTCTGCCATGGGTGTCTTGCTCCACGGTGACGCCGCCTTCGCTGGTCAAGGTGTTGTCTACGAAACCATGGGTATGCAGAACCTCCCCAACTACGGCACTGGTGGTACCATCCACTTGATTGTCAACAACCAAATTGGTTTCACCACCGACCCCCGATTTGCTCGTTCTACCCCTTACCCGTCTGATATTGCCAAGTCTATCGATGCCCCCATCTTCCACGTTAACAGTGACGACGTCGAGGCGGTCAACTATGTCTGTACTCTCGCTGCTGACTGGCGAGCTACCTTCAAGAAGGATGTGGTTATTGACATTGTCTGTTACCGACGATATGGGCACAACGAGACTGACCAACCCAGCTTCACTCAGCCGAAAATGTACAAGGCTATTCAGAAGCAACCTACCGTCTTGTCTATCTACACCGACAAGTTGATTAAAGAGGGTACTTTCAGtgagaaggagattgaCGAGCACAGACAATGGGTCTGGGGCATGCTTGAGAAGGCTTACGACGGGTCCAAGGACTACAAGCCTTCTCCCCGAGAGTGGCTTTCCTCCTCTTGGGAAGGTTTCCCTTCCCCCAAGGAGCTCGCCGAGGAGGTTCTCCCTCAGCTCCATACCGGTGCCAGCGAGGACACCCTCAAGCAGGTTGGTCAGGTCATTTCTAGTTTCCCCGACGGCTTCCATCCCCACAAGAATCTTGCCCGAATTATTGGTAACCGAGGCAAGACTGTATCTGAAGGCAAGAATATTGACTGGTCCACTGCCGAAGCTCTTGCTTTCGGTACTTTGTGCCTTGAGGGTACACACGTTCGAATTTCCGGTCAGGATGTTGAGCGTGGTACTTTCTCTCAGCGACACGCTGTGGTCCACGACCAAGAGACCGAACAGACCCACGTTGCTCTCAAGCATCTCAGCGCCGACCAGGGTTCTTTCACTGTTACCAACTCTCATTTGTCTGAGTTTGGTACCCTCGGTTTCGAGCTCGGTTACTCTCTTGTCTCTCCCAACAGTTTGACGATTTGGGAGGCTCAGTTTGGTGACTTTGC CAACAATGCCCAATGTATCATTGATCAATTCATCGCTGCCGGTGAGCGAAAGTGGCTCCAGCGAACTGGTCTGGTTCTCTCCTTGCCTCATGGTTACGATGGTCAAGGTCCCGAGCACTCTTCTGGTCGTATCGAGCGATTCCTCCAGCTTTGTGATGATGAGCCCCGAGTGTATCCTTCACCTGAAAAGTTGGAGAGGCAGCACCAGGACTGCAATATGCAGATCGTCTACCCCACTACCCCTGCCAACTATTTCCACGTTCTCAGGCGACAAAATAAGCGAGACTTCCGAAAGCCC TTGattgtcttcttctccaaatCCCTTCTCCGACATCCTCTTGCCCGATCTACTCTTGAGGAGATGTCTGGTGACTCCAAGTTCCAGCGATATCTCCCCGAACCTCATCCCGAATCGCTTATCGAGCCCGAGAAGATCCGACGACACATTTTATGTACTGGTCAGGTCTACTTCCAGCTCCTGAAGGAGCGAGAAGAGCGAGGTATCAACGATGTTGCCATTTCAAGGATTGAGCAATTGTCTCCCTTGCCATATGACCTTTTGACTCCTCATCTTGACAAGTACCCCAATGCGGACGTTGTCTGGGCCCAGGAGGAG CCTCTTAACAACGGTGGATGGACCTATGTTCAGCCTCGACTCATCACCGCCCTCAAGGAGACTGAACATCACAAGTCCAAGGTGCCCATCTATGCTGGTAGGAAGCCTAGCAGTTCTGTTGCCACCGGTTTCAAGTATGCCCacaagaaggagattgagatGATCAACGATATGGCATTTGGTCCCGCCGAAGGACAGTGA
- a CDS encoding Protein serine/threonine phosphatase, putative (Similar to TIGR gene model, INSD accession AAW41533.1), producing the protein MIQRLLEAGYSGKVTKSPPLKNAEIVSVCAAAREVFLSQPTLIELSPPVKIVGDVHGQYADLLRMFEMCGFPPAANYLFLGDYVDRGKQSLETILLLLCYKIKYPENFFLLRGNHECANVTRVYGFYDECKRRTNIKIWKTFIDVFNTLPIASIVASKIFCVHGGLSPSLKSMDDIRRIQRPTDVPDYGLLNDLVWSDPSDTALDWEDNERGVSFCYGKSVINAFLATHDMDLICRAHMVVEDGYEFYNDRTLVTVFSAPNYCGEFDNFGAVMSVSEDLLCSFELLKPLDGAALKKEMTKSKRKSLQAHQSPPNNPMAQSF; encoded by the exons ATGATCCAGCGTCTGCTCGAGGCCGGCTACAGCGGCAAAGTCACAAAGAGTCCGCCGCTGAAGAATGCAGAGATCGTGAGCGTGTGTGCAGCCGCGCGCGAAGTGTTCCTCAGCCAGCCCACGTTGATCGAGCTCAGTCCGCCCGTCAAGATTGTCGGCGACGTGCATGGCCAG TACGCCGATCTGCTGCGCATGTTTGAAATGTGTGGCTTCCCGCCGGCGGCAAACTACCTGTTCTTGGGCGACTACGTCGACCGCGGAAAACAGTCGTTGGAGACGATCCTTCTTTTGCTCTGCTACAAGATCAAGTATCCTGAAAACTTTTTCCTCTTGCGCGGCAACCACGAGTGTGCCAACGTCACGCGAG TGTACGGTTTCTACGACGAATGCAAACGGCGGACAAACATCAAGATCTGGAAAACCTTTATCGACGTATTCAACACCCTCCCCATCGCCTCCATCGTCGCCAGCAAGATCTTTTGTGTCCACGGCGGATTGAGTCCCAGTTTGAAGAGTATGGATGATATCAGGCGGATTCAAAGGCCGACAGACGTGCCCGACTACGGACTCCTCAATGACTTAGTATGGTCCGATCCGTCGGATACGGCCCTCGATTGGGAGGATAACGAGCGAGGTGTATCGTTTTGTTATGGTAAGAGTGTCATCAATGCCTTTCTGGCCACTCAC GATATGGATCTGATATGTCGAGCACATATGGTTGTCGAAGACGGCTACGAATTTTACAATGATCGAACACTTGTCACCGTGTTTTCTGCGCCAAA CTATTGCGGCGAGTTTGACAACTTTGGAGCAGTCATGTCAGTCTCTGAAGACTTGTTATGCTCTTTCGAGCTTCTTAAACCATTGGACGGCGCCGCGttgaaaaaggaaatgaCCAAATCTAAACGGAAATC ATTACAAGCACACCAGTCACCTCCGAATAACCCTATGGCTCAAAGCTTCTAA
- a CDS encoding Protein kinase/endoribonuclease, putative (Similar to TIGR gene model, INSD accession AAW41530.1), translating into MLYFLLLLPLLFIAYAAPEPAALIPFPHHTLRALAPSSTATLRVQIDHDLHPLVLVSTVDGALHALERNTGKEKWVLEGEPLVGGKIKGGVEEYIVEPLSGSLYVHENKDGEMKIRKLPLSVDQLIELSPFTFPESPTQIFTGSKHTSLMSVDLRTGEQVDCFSPTANLSQYDGSSVCDDLDDLERGGSSQRDTLFIGRTDYRLTIHSPSSSQGLSTYTSTAYSSEKKSTPAIQEISYSTYTPNAYNRPLAESWIKAGVAHQSWGPDNEEPRIRIELGFNGKALGVKPGGGLIWNRELEHIGVGVYEILIPRENPMGAPILVPQPPAHLPALFPGQSDPRAYNIHDAPPSTYIATLPESLTLPASSNTASGNATTGNKDIKPLHFALSSSSYPLINFARPPPPGRLSDGLFYNADDGDSSDLDHSRGRGLLSGLIDPPSEHETIDPPFIERRTESAKNWWWKWVVALGLLLIVLGGVMVCFGRGKGTAPESVESKVDEKTPLLAAPVQEVVSLDDEEEQVLPMVKSGPVVRIQEPSPSPEEDSPPRSPGTPETDRTATPPPKKKSSRRRVRGKKKKPDTTAAAASLMPDEHEGENDDEDHERDREDVSPQPTPKRSNKPLPELPRELSSTDLLDYQDKERLAISDTIIARSDKDAGFGSHGTVVLKGTWGGRPVAVKRLLSDFTRLASQEVKLLQASDDHPNVIRYYCQEKRDNFLYIALDLCQASLADLIESPEKYRELADQLDRKRALMEVTKGLKHLHGMKIIHRDIKPQNVLVSQTPSGLRILVSDFGLARRLGQDQSSFAPTANNLAGSLGWRAPECIRGVVRLNEGFDASSSVGSSGGIANAEDGVARSRLTKAVDLFALGCLYFWVLLSGEHPFGETYNRESNIVKGEAVNMGMLSILGEEREEVEDLVSRLLSSEPDARPSTSECLTHPIFWPAAKSLGFLCDASDRFEIMQTEPPEPTLVRLEQGAQSVVGKDWYSRLDKTFTSSLGKYRKYKGGSVRDMLRAMRNKKHHYQDLEPAVQKHLGALPAGFLLYFTSRFPKLLMHVYRTVKESELRDESMFEGCFQEAV; encoded by the exons ATGCTCTACTTCttgctcctcctccctctcctcttcatcgCCTACGCCGCACCAGAGCCAGCAGCCCTCATCCCTTTCCCACATCACACCCTTCGAGCCCTCGCTCCCTCCTCCACTGCCACCCTTCGTGTCCAGATAGATCATGACCTGCACCCGCTTGTCCTCGTTTCCACTGTAGATGGCGCTTTGCATGCCCTGGAAAGAAATACAGGTAAAGAGAAATGGGTACTCGAAGGTGAACCGCTGGTAGGTGGAAAGATCAAAGGCGGTGTTGAAGAATACATTGTGGAACCCTTGAGTGGGAGTCTATATGTACATGAGAACAAGGACGGAGAGATGAAAATAAGAAAGTTGCCTCTTTCTGTGGATCAACT GATTGAGCTGTCCCCGTTTACATTTCCCGAATCTCCAACGCAAATCTTTACCGGCAGCAAACATACTTCTCTGATGAGTGTTGACTTGAGAACTGGAGAACAGGTTGACTGTTTTTCTCCTACTGCCAATTTATCACAATACGACGGTTCAAGTGTGTGCGACGACCTTGACGATCTCGAGCGAGGCGGCTCTTCACAGCGAGATACATTGTTCATCGGTCGGACAGATTATCGACTCACGATCCACTCaccgtcttcttctcaagGTCTATCTACGTACACATCCACAGCTTATTCATCTGAAAAGAAATCAACTCCCGCGATCCAAGAAATCTCGTACTCCACTTACACGCCGAACGCGTACAATCGCCCTCTGGCAGAATCATGGATCAAGGCGGGCGTAGCACACCAATCATGGGGTCCCGACAATGAAGAGCCTCGAATACGTATCGAGCTTGGATTCAATGGCAAGGCACTTGGTGTGAAGCCTGGTGGTGGACTCATTTGGAATCGAGAGTTGGAACATATAGGTGTCGGCGTGTACGAGATCCTCATTCCTCGGGAGAATCCCATGGGCGCACCCATTCTTGTCCCGCAACCTCCTGCCCACCTTCCGGCTCTGTTCCCCGGACAATCCGACCCGAGGGCATATAATATTCACGACGCACCTCCTTCTACTTATATCGCTACTCTCCCTGAAAGTCTCACCTTGCCGGCGTCATCCAATACAGCTTCCGGCAACGCCACTACAGGCAACAAAGACATCAAACCGTTGCATTTCGCTCTCTCATCTTCGTCATATCCCCTTATCAACTTTGCCCGTCCCCCTCCACCCGGACGTCTATCCGATGGATTATTTTACAATGCCGATGATGGCGATTCTTCTGATCTCGATCATAGTCGTGGTAGGGGACTTTTGTCAGGGTTGATTGATCCACCCAGCGAGCACGAGACGATTGATCCACCGTTCATTGAGAGACGGACGGAATCCGCAAAGAATTGGTGGTGGAAGTGGGTGGTGGCATTGGGGTTGCTGTTGATCGTTTTGGGTGGTGTAATGGTTTGTTTTGGAAGGGGAAAGGGTACCGCACCAGAATCAGTGGAAAGCAAAGTGGATGAGAAAACACCCTTACTCGCTGCGCCCGTCCAAGAGGTGGTGAGTCTTGACGACGAGGAAGAACAAGTGCTGCCAATGGTCAAGTCTGGCCCTGTGGTGCGCATCCAAGAACCATCGCCTTCTCCTGAAGAAGACTCCCCCCCACGCTCGCCAGGCACTCCTGAAACAGATCGGACTGCCACCCCTCCACCAAAGAAAAAATCTTCTCGCCGTCGTGTGCGAGGtaaaaagaagaagccaGATACTACTGCTGCCGCGGCCAGTCTGATGCCTGACGAGCACGAAGGTgaaaatgatgatgaggatcATGAAAGGGACAGGGAAGACGTTTCCCCCCAGCCAACACCCAAAAGAAGTAACAAACCCTTGCCGGAATTACCAAGAGAATTGTCTTCGACCGACTTGTTGGATTATCAGGATAAGGAGCGGCTGGCGATTTCAGATACTATTATTG CGAGATCTGACAAGGATGCAGGTTTTGGATCCCACGGTACGGTCGTGTTGAAGGGAACATGGGGAGGACGCCCAGTCGCAGTAAAGAGACTATTGAGCGACTTTACCAGACTGGCGAGTCAGGAAGTCAAGCTGTTGCAGGCAAGCGACGATCATCCCAATGTCATCCGCTACTACTGCCAAGAAAAACGCGATAATTTCCTCTATATCGCTCTCGACTTGTGTCAAGCATCCTTGGCGGATTTGATTGAATCGCCCGAAAAGTATAGAGAGCTAGCAGATCAGCTGGATAGGAAACGAGCGTTGATGGAGGTTACAAAGGGTTTGAAACATTTGCATGGGATGAAGATTATACATCGGGATATTAAACCTCA AAATGTACTTGTATCGCAAACACCTTCTGGGCTGAGAATACTCGTTTCCGATTTTGGACTTGCCCGACGGTTAGGTCAAGATCAGTCATCCTTTGCGCCGACAGCGAACAACTTGGCCGGAAGCCTGGGCTGGCGAGCACCTGAATGTATCCGAGGCGTCGTCCGTCTCAACGAAGGCTTTGACGCATCATCCTCTGTCGGATCTTCTGGCGGTATCGCCAATGCAGAAGATGGCGTTGCGCGGAGTCGATTGACAAAAGCTGTCGATCTGTTTGCGCTTGGATGTCTCTACTTTTGGGTATTACTCTCGGGGGAACATCCCTTTGGGGAGACGTATAATCGAGAGAGTAATATAGTCAAGGGTGAAGCTGTGAATATGGGCATGTTGAGTATATTAggggaggaaagagaagaagtggaagatTTGGTGAGCAGGTTGTTGAGTAGCGAACCTGACGCAAG ACCATCCACATCAGAATGTCTTACCCATCCCATCTTCTGGCCCGCGGCCAAATCTCTCGGCTTTTTATGTGACGCTTCGGACCGATTCGAAATCATGCAGACCGAGCCGCCGGAACCTACACTTGTCCGTCTCGAACAAGGCGCACAAAGTGTTGTCGGCAAGGATTGGTATTCTCGACTGGATAAAACGTTTACAAGTAGTTTGGGCAAGTATAGAAAATATAAAGGCGGGAGTGTGAGGGATATGTTGAGGGCTATGCGGAATAAG AAACATCACTATCAAGATCTGGAACCAGCAGTGCAAAAGCATCTGGGCGCACTTCCTGCCGGATTCTTACTCTACTTTACTTCGCGATTCCCAAAACTGTTGATGCACGTGTATCGTACGGTGAAAGAGAGTGAGTTGAGGGATGAAAGCATGTTTGAAGGGTGTTTCCAAGAGGCGGTATAA
- a CDS encoding ER to Golgi transport-related protein, putative (Similar to TIGR gene model, INSD accession AAW41532.1), translated as MAYPAPHTSRFSASAPLPTTPLARGDSARNPHPASLQQQLFGPSPAGANAPRNIIDRPLAKTKGAEVAMGAWAFLFAEIVAYSQSRVDSVSDLEARLSSLGYDAGQRILPLLLLRNIHASGIKEPKREHRLIPILQFIHTQVYRYCFGKAADGLERSVEEENEYMITLNQPPLTQFISVPKDMSQLSCEAFTAGIVEGVLDGLQVPARVTAHTVPTDAFPQRTVILIKLDQKVMDREEALGK; from the exons ATGGCATACCCTGCACCACACACCAGCCGTTTCTCAGCGAGCGCACCGCTCCCCACCACCCCGCTCGCAAGAGGCGACTCGGCCCGCAACCCACACCCCGCCTCGCTCCAGCAGCAGCTCTTCGGCCCGTCCCCAGCCGGCGCCAATGCTCCCCGCAACATCATCGACAGACCGCTCGCAAAGACAAAGGGCGCAGAGGTCGCCATGGGCGCATGGGCATTCCTGTTTGCAGAGATCGTCGCGTACAGCCAAAGCAGAGTAGACAGCGTATCCGACCTCGAAGCGAG GCTATCGTCATTGGGCTACGATGCAGGCCAGAGGATCCTCCCGCTGTTACTGCTACGCAATATCCACGCATCCGGCATCAAA GAACCCAAAAGAGAACACCGCCTTATTCCTATACTCCAATTCATCCATACGCAGGTGTACCGCTATTGTTTCGGCAAGGCCGCGGACGGTCTCGAACGTAGCGTCGAGGAAGAAAATGAAT ATATGATCACGTTGAATCAGCCGCCTCTCACCCAGTTTATATCCGTGCCCAAAGACATGTCGCAGCTCAGCTGTGAAGCATTTACCGCCGGTATCGTAGAGGGTGTACTCGATGGTCTCCAGGTG CCGGCGCGTGTTACCGCACACACCGTGCCGACAGATGCGTTCCCGCAGCGGACAGTGATCCTGATCAAGCTGGACCAGAAAGTCATGGACAGGGAAGAGGCGCTGGGCAAGTAG
- a CDS encoding Hypothetical protein (Similar to TIGR gene model, INSD accession AAW41531.1; CNB01700) — MTTRFIIPAAPSPLPPAPAPSLSLLPFSLGPAHAPYTDNHANTSQYFQPRPGANDDGQTVQATFRGRLVIGQYLAVPPAYRGLILSTSLPPNRGGTEHHPIASDAPLTPCASIDAVEDTSNGGGGRPQRSSRSRSVAGIKGAGQIALSKPRTIRTAPKKRTLLDSDDEQEDVQDGDGPRTRRVKVTTPKKNAVPEIVIQEPTPLKPLSTRPEVKEPFIPLPDTENDSPVFSIPSPPLVKHVKEEEEEEGGGGPVRILYPKAQFQGFMLYTPDGPLVGFRADELEKREQQVEQSESQAQSHSHSQAQTETQSQSQSQAQTETSLESDSRSNINLRPSWWRQGGAGEGGDEFVRGMGEWLGLVQVLNKPVYLEGLDGSDDDDE; from the exons ATGACCACGCGCTTCATCATCCCCGCTGCACCGTCCCCGCTcccccccgcccccgccccctcactctccctcctccccttctccctcgGCCCCGCGCACGCGCCATACACCGACAACCACGCCAACACCTCGCAGTACTTTCAACCGCGTCCTGGCGCCAACGACGACGGGCAGACGGTACAGGCGACGTTTAGAGGCCGTCTCGTCATTGGGCAATACCTCGCCGTCCCACCCGCTTACCGCGgtctcatcctctccaccaGCCTTCCGCCCAACAGGGGCGGCACAGAACATCACCCTATTGCTTCTGATGCGCCGCTTACACCATGTGCGTCTATAGACGCCGTGGAAGATACATCCaatggtggtggtggtagACCGCAAAGGAGCAGCAGGAGTCGGAGCGTGGCTGGGATCAAGGGTGCAGGGCAGATTGCGTTGTCGAAACCACGTACAATCCGAACAGCGCCCAAGAAACGTACCCTCCTCGACTCGGACGACGAGCAAGAGGACGTGCAAGATGGAGACGGACCAAGGACGCGACGCGTCAAGGTGACCACCCCGAAGAAAAATGCCGTCCCGGAAATCGTGATCCAAGAACCTACACCACTCAAGCCGCTCTCAACACGCCCtg AGGTGAAAGAACCATTCATCCCTTTGCCCGATACGGAGAATGATTCGCCCGTGTTTAGTATCCCTTCTCCCCCACTTGTCAAACAtgtcaaggaagaagaagaagaagaaggaggaggaggaccgGTGAGGATACTTTATCCGAAAGCACAATTCCAAGGATTCATGCTTTATACCCCAGACGGACCCCTCGTCGGGTTCAGAGCGGATGAATTGGAGAAACGTGAGCAGCAAGTTGAGCAGTCGGAATCCCAAGCACAATCTCACTCCCACTCCCAAGCACAAACAGAAACACAATCTCAGTCCCAATCCCAAGCGCAGACAGAAACGAGTTTGGAATCCGATTCCCGATCGAATATCAACCTCCGCCCATCTTGGTGGCGCCAGGGTGGTGCCGGTGAAGGCGGAGACGAGTTTGTACGTGGTATGGGCGAATGGCTGGGTTTGGTGCAAGTC TTGAATAAACCCGTTTATCTGGAAGGGCTGGACGGCAGCGACGATGATGACGAGTAG